A DNA window from Bradyrhizobium sp. CCBAU 53421 contains the following coding sequences:
- a CDS encoding DSD1 family PLP-dependent enzyme, with protein MSSALALNAPHPLAGIETPCLVLDEDRMLHNIARLKTRLSRLGVPLRPHLKTAKSIPAARAVMDGPGGPAAVSTLQEAEVFAAAGVKDILYAVGIAPQKLDRVAALRRQGVDLSVVLDSIEQATAVTAMARTTNDRIPVLIEIDCDGHRAGVGARDPLLVEIGRTLHQGGAELRGVMAHAGESYSCRSVPALEQAAEQERAAAVACAEALRGAGLPCPVVSVGSTPTAHFARRLDGVTEVRAGVFVMFDLVMAGIGVCAVEDIALSVLATVIGHRADRGWTFIDAGWMALSRDRGTAKQPVDQGYGIVCDIDGRPYRDLIVTETNQEHGIIALRPGSTAPQVALPVGAKVRILPNHACATGAQHDRYHVVAAGSDSVRQWERFRGW; from the coding sequence ATGTCATCAGCCCTTGCCTTGAACGCACCGCATCCGCTTGCCGGAATCGAGACGCCCTGCCTCGTGCTCGACGAAGACCGGATGCTGCACAACATCGCCCGCCTGAAGACGCGGCTGTCGCGACTCGGCGTGCCGCTGCGCCCGCATTTGAAGACCGCGAAATCCATTCCGGCGGCGCGCGCCGTGATGGACGGCCCGGGCGGCCCGGCGGCGGTCTCGACCCTGCAGGAAGCGGAGGTGTTTGCCGCGGCAGGCGTCAAGGACATCCTCTATGCGGTCGGCATCGCGCCGCAAAAACTCGATCGCGTCGCGGCGCTGCGGCGGCAGGGCGTGGACCTGTCCGTGGTGCTCGACAGCATTGAGCAGGCGACCGCCGTCACCGCGATGGCGCGCACGACGAACGACCGCATTCCCGTGCTGATCGAGATCGATTGCGACGGCCATCGCGCCGGCGTCGGCGCGCGCGACCCGCTGCTGGTCGAGATCGGCCGCACGCTGCATCAAGGCGGCGCAGAGTTGCGTGGCGTCATGGCACATGCCGGCGAATCCTATTCCTGCCGCAGCGTGCCGGCGTTGGAGCAGGCCGCCGAGCAGGAGCGCGCCGCGGCGGTCGCCTGCGCGGAAGCGTTGCGCGGAGCCGGACTGCCCTGCCCCGTGGTCAGCGTCGGCTCGACGCCGACAGCCCATTTCGCGCGCCGGCTCGATGGCGTCACCGAGGTGCGCGCCGGCGTCTTCGTGATGTTTGACCTCGTGATGGCCGGGATCGGGGTCTGCGCGGTCGAGGACATCGCGCTGTCGGTGCTCGCGACGGTGATCGGCCATCGCGCCGATCGCGGCTGGACCTTCATCGACGCCGGCTGGATGGCGCTGTCGCGCGATCGCGGCACCGCAAAGCAACCGGTCGACCAGGGCTACGGCATCGTCTGCGACATCGATGGACGGCCGTATCGCGACCTGATCGTGACCGAGACCAATCAGGAGCACGGCATCATCGCGCTCCGTCCCGGCAGCACCGCGCCGCAAGTTGCGCTGCCGGTCGGCGCGAAGGTGCGGATACTGCCGAACCATGCCTGCGCGACCGGAGCCCAGCACGACCGCTATCATGTCGTCGCCGCGGGCTCCGACTCGGTCAGGCAGTGGGAACGGTTTCGCGGATGGTAG
- a CDS encoding DedA family protein encodes MDTSSTIAMFLHFGLVGVACLAVAEKFIPLLPSYVLLMLLGLTVPDGSTLAMTILATSAGSVVGAIGWYGLGRALGSRRIEGLVTRYGKFVLLRPSLYQQLTDAYRGNHFWVTLIGQTLPTVRIYLALPAGVLQLEPRAFVMATAIGTVIWNMPFLSLGYALRGSGHDPVSLGFWVVVVLIAVEVALFLGFRFYKRSLAPRSVAPPLALPSRLTVEEGA; translated from the coding sequence ATGGACACGTCGAGCACGATCGCGATGTTTCTGCACTTCGGCCTGGTAGGAGTTGCCTGCCTCGCCGTCGCCGAGAAGTTCATTCCGCTGCTGCCGTCCTACGTGCTGCTGATGCTGCTCGGGTTGACGGTCCCCGACGGCTCGACGCTCGCGATGACCATCCTCGCGACCAGCGCGGGATCCGTCGTCGGCGCCATCGGCTGGTACGGGCTCGGCCGCGCGCTCGGCTCGCGGCGCATCGAAGGGCTGGTGACGCGTTACGGCAAGTTCGTGCTGCTGCGGCCGTCGCTCTACCAGCAGCTCACCGACGCCTATCGCGGCAATCATTTCTGGGTGACGCTGATCGGTCAGACCCTGCCCACCGTGCGGATTTACCTCGCGCTGCCGGCCGGCGTGCTGCAGCTCGAGCCGCGCGCCTTCGTGATGGCGACCGCGATCGGCACCGTGATCTGGAACATGCCGTTCCTCAGTCTTGGCTATGCGCTGCGCGGCAGCGGCCATGATCCGGTCAGCCTCGGCTTCTGGGTGGTGGTCGTCCTGATCGCCGTGGAGGTCGCGCTGTTCCTGGGATTTCGTTTCTACAAGCGCTCGCTCGCGCCGCGGAGCGTCGCGCCGCCGCTCGCGCTCCCCTCACGCTTGACGGTGGAGGAAGGTGCATGA
- a CDS encoding glycoside hydrolase family 3 protein, translating into MTVGELFILGFHGKVIPRWLEEFAAQFGLGGVILFDYSCQTRQYDNNIASPAQLQSLCAEIAGLPSQPLVFIDQEGGLVRRLKEGLGFQPLPSAKDFNRLAQAEKQTILAASYGELRRLGIRYNFAPVIDVDFNPDNPNIGKIKRSYSSDIGEVAANARLVDAAARQAGVGLCLKHYPGIGGAHVDSHLEFMDISDALRPEQEELFYILAPQVFGDAVLVSHAIVRQWDARHPMTLSPTGIGRLRRRLPETLLITDDMQMQGLQKALGTSAASLQAIAAGMDMICIGNNLLDQEQAIAGIAAAVAGAVQDGSLDQAAVGRSIARVQRRKALLA; encoded by the coding sequence ATGACCGTCGGCGAACTTTTCATCCTCGGCTTCCACGGCAAGGTCATTCCGCGCTGGCTTGAGGAGTTTGCCGCGCAATTCGGGCTCGGTGGGGTGATCCTGTTCGATTACTCCTGCCAGACCCGGCAATACGACAACAACATCGCTTCGCCCGCGCAGCTGCAGTCGCTGTGCGCCGAGATCGCAGGCCTTCCGTCGCAGCCGCTGGTCTTCATCGACCAGGAGGGCGGTCTGGTGCGCCGGCTGAAGGAGGGCCTCGGCTTTCAGCCGCTGCCGAGCGCGAAGGATTTCAACCGGCTCGCGCAGGCGGAGAAGCAGACGATCCTGGCTGCAAGCTATGGCGAGTTGCGGCGGCTCGGCATCCGCTACAATTTCGCGCCGGTCATCGACGTCGACTTCAATCCCGATAATCCCAACATCGGCAAGATCAAACGATCCTATTCGTCCGATATCGGCGAGGTCGCGGCCAATGCGCGCCTGGTCGACGCCGCGGCGCGGCAGGCAGGCGTGGGGCTTTGCCTGAAGCATTATCCGGGCATCGGCGGCGCGCACGTCGATTCGCATCTGGAGTTCATGGACATTTCCGATGCGCTGCGGCCGGAGCAGGAAGAACTGTTCTACATACTGGCGCCGCAAGTCTTCGGCGATGCGGTGCTGGTCAGCCACGCCATTGTCCGCCAGTGGGACGCCCGGCACCCGATGACTTTGTCACCGACCGGAATAGGCCGGCTTCGCCGCCGGCTGCCCGAGACGCTGCTGATCACCGACGACATGCAAATGCAGGGGCTGCAGAAGGCACTCGGCACAAGCGCGGCCAGCCTGCAGGCGATCGCCGCCGGCATGGACATGATCTGCATCGGCAACAACCTGCTCGACCAGGAGCAGGCGATCGCCGGCATCGCCGCCGCGGTCGCGGGTGCAGTGCAGGACGGATCACTGGATCAGGCCGCGGTAGGCCGATCCATTGCGCGGGTGCAACGGCGCAAGGCGCTGCTCGCCTGA
- a CDS encoding acetoacetate--CoA ligase codes for MTAPYVPQMALYRQWLKDTRGLAFADFEAMRRWSVTDIDAFWQSVWDYFDLRSPTPHSAVLAERKMPGAVWFPGASVNYARQVFRHVAPAHAAGLPALISSGEDGKLSETSWPELQRKSAALALHLKANGVRAGDRVAAYLPNIPETIIAFLATASLGAIWSVCAPDMAAPAVIDRFKQIEPKVLIACDAVTYAGKRHDRKSVIEELRHALPTVEHVILHSDAAPSETRLSSILAGRGAEIDAFEPEWLPFDHPLWIVYSSGTTGLPKPILHSHGGIIVVALPLSTLHNDIGCSYHPNSFGERFHWYSSTGWIMWNCQANGLLNGTTCCIFDGSPGGTKDKPDWTTLWRFVADAKATFFGAGAAFFANCTKAEIDLAEVGDLSGLRALGSTGSPLSADTQAWFNERFAALSKRNGNAVQADMWWANISGGTDFAGAFIGGNRELPQMPGIMQCRLLGCAVDAFDEQGRAVIDEVGELVCTEPLPSMPLRFWNDPGNARYLSSYFETYPDNFDGSGRGPVWRHGDWLKINPDGSCVIYGRSDATINRHGLRMGTSELYSAIEALPEVLDSMVVDLEYLGRDSYMPLFVVLREGIALDATMKAKINKAVEAGLSRRFLPNDIFVVAEIPRTLSGKKQELPVKKLLLGHPLEKVINRDAMANPGCLDWYLDFAKGYLSRQAGAA; via the coding sequence ATGACAGCACCTTACGTCCCGCAAATGGCCCTCTACCGGCAATGGCTGAAGGACACGCGCGGCCTCGCGTTTGCGGATTTCGAGGCGATGCGGCGCTGGTCGGTCACCGACATCGACGCCTTCTGGCAGAGCGTCTGGGACTATTTCGACCTGCGCTCGCCGACGCCGCATTCGGCGGTGCTGGCCGAGCGCAAGATGCCGGGCGCGGTTTGGTTTCCCGGCGCCTCGGTGAATTACGCGCGCCAGGTTTTCCGGCACGTCGCGCCGGCGCATGCCGCCGGTCTGCCGGCCCTGATCTCGAGCGGCGAGGACGGCAAGCTGTCGGAGACCAGCTGGCCGGAGCTGCAGCGCAAATCGGCGGCGTTGGCGCTGCACCTGAAGGCCAATGGCGTCCGCGCCGGCGACCGCGTCGCGGCATACTTGCCGAACATCCCCGAGACCATCATCGCGTTTCTGGCGACCGCGAGCCTGGGCGCGATCTGGAGCGTCTGCGCGCCCGACATGGCGGCGCCCGCGGTGATCGATCGCTTCAAGCAGATCGAACCGAAAGTGCTGATCGCCTGCGACGCCGTGACCTATGCCGGCAAGCGCCATGACAGGAAGTCGGTAATCGAGGAATTGCGGCACGCGCTGCCGACGGTCGAGCACGTCATCCTGCACAGCGATGCCGCGCCGTCAGAGACACGATTGTCGTCCATCCTCGCGGGCCGGGGCGCGGAGATCGACGCCTTCGAGCCGGAATGGCTGCCGTTCGATCATCCGCTCTGGATCGTCTATTCCTCGGGCACCACGGGATTGCCGAAGCCGATCCTGCACAGCCATGGCGGCATCATCGTCGTGGCGCTGCCGCTCTCGACGCTGCACAACGACATCGGTTGCAGCTACCACCCGAATTCGTTCGGCGAGCGTTTCCATTGGTACTCGTCGACCGGCTGGATCATGTGGAATTGCCAGGCCAACGGCCTGCTCAACGGCACGACCTGCTGCATCTTCGACGGCAGCCCGGGCGGCACCAAGGACAAGCCGGACTGGACCACGCTGTGGCGCTTCGTCGCCGACGCCAAGGCGACTTTCTTCGGCGCCGGCGCGGCGTTCTTCGCCAATTGCACCAAGGCCGAGATCGATCTCGCAGAGGTCGGCGACCTCTCCGGCCTGCGCGCACTCGGCTCGACCGGCTCGCCGCTCTCAGCCGACACGCAAGCCTGGTTCAACGAACGCTTCGCCGCGCTTTCGAAGCGCAACGGCAACGCCGTGCAAGCCGACATGTGGTGGGCCAACATCTCCGGCGGCACCGATTTCGCCGGCGCCTTCATCGGCGGCAATCGCGAGCTGCCGCAGATGCCGGGCATCATGCAATGCCGCCTGCTCGGCTGCGCGGTCGATGCGTTCGACGAGCAGGGCCGCGCCGTGATCGACGAGGTCGGCGAGCTCGTCTGCACCGAGCCGCTGCCCTCGATGCCGCTGCGCTTCTGGAACGATCCCGGCAACGCGCGCTATCTGTCGAGCTATTTCGAGACCTATCCCGACAATTTCGACGGCAGCGGCCGCGGCCCGGTGTGGCGGCACGGCGACTGGCTCAAGATCAACCCCGACGGCTCCTGCGTGATCTACGGTCGCAGCGACGCCACCATCAACCGCCACGGCCTGCGAATGGGCACCAGCGAACTCTATTCGGCGATCGAGGCCTTGCCGGAGGTGCTGGATTCGATGGTCGTCGACCTCGAATATCTCGGCCGCGACAGCTACATGCCGCTGTTCGTGGTGCTGCGCGAGGGCATCGCATTGGATGCAACGATGAAGGCGAAGATCAACAAGGCGGTGGAAGCCGGACTGTCGCGCCGCTTCCTGCCCAACGACATCTTCGTCGTCGCGGAAATTCCGCGCACGCTATCCGGCAAGAAGCAGGAGCTGCCGGTCAAGAAGCTGCTGCTCGGCCATCCCCTCGAGAAGGTCATCAACCGCGACGCGATGGCCAATCCAGGCTGCCTCGACTGGTATCTCGATTTCGCCAAGGGCTATCTGAGCAGGCAGGCCGGCGCGGCGTAG
- a CDS encoding Crp/Fnr family transcriptional regulator — MDTVPRSPNGFLASLSQSDFELIRPHLRTVDLAAESVLIETDEMLKRTYMPHKGVISLVVKLARGERVQVAMVGRDSIYGAFAGLGEAPTLNSAVVLVPGVASMIEVEALRTAAGQSPALRAKLIRHGLAVYAQIQQTAGCNAVHTVESRLARCLLQTRDLSGSNKVALTQEAMAQMIGARRNSVSLVAHTLQQANFIHYSRGHIEITNADGLIRTACECYATVKVQYARLLSCQETGS, encoded by the coding sequence TTGGATACGGTTCCGCGATCGCCTAACGGGTTTCTGGCTTCGCTCTCGCAGAGCGATTTTGAGCTGATCCGGCCTCATCTGCGGACGGTCGACCTCGCCGCCGAGTCGGTCCTGATCGAGACCGACGAGATGCTCAAGCGGACCTATATGCCGCACAAGGGCGTGATCTCGCTGGTGGTCAAGCTGGCACGAGGCGAGCGCGTCCAGGTTGCGATGGTCGGTCGCGACAGCATCTATGGTGCGTTCGCGGGGCTTGGTGAAGCCCCCACGCTGAACAGCGCCGTGGTGCTGGTCCCGGGCGTCGCCTCGATGATCGAGGTCGAAGCCTTGCGGACGGCCGCCGGCCAGAGTCCGGCTCTGCGGGCGAAGCTGATTCGGCACGGTCTCGCCGTTTATGCCCAGATCCAGCAGACGGCTGGCTGCAATGCCGTGCATACGGTGGAGTCGCGGCTGGCAAGATGCCTGCTGCAGACGCGCGATCTCTCCGGCAGCAACAAGGTCGCCCTGACCCAGGAGGCGATGGCGCAGATGATCGGTGCGCGTCGCAACAGCGTGTCGCTGGTCGCGCATACTTTGCAGCAGGCGAATTTCATCCACTACAGCCGCGGCCACATCGAGATTACCAACGCGGACGGACTGATCAGGACAGCGTGCGAATGCTACGCCACAGTCAAGGTGCAGTACGCGAGGCTGCTGAGTTGCCAGGAAACCGGCTCCTAG
- a CDS encoding LysR substrate-binding domain-containing protein: MLATDDIRFFLAIAAARSLAAAARALDVTPSAVSQRLQNLEQRLGVQLVSRSARRLTLTDEGDLLVLRGGALLDEATELTEALQARRGTIAGHLKILAPLGFGRRYIAPVVARFRSRHPDVSVELELSDRPGRAAAGAWDVMIHIGALKDSTLRLLRLAPNERLLCASRDYLKRKGMPARPQDLRGHDCIALRENEEDVTLWRFSRRRGAAEPDVVRIEPMLSSNDGEVVKAWALADHGLIVRSEWDVAEDLASGRLVRVLANLRLPPADIVALLNPGRGGRARRTQAFVEHLRAALAPPPWRGRPR, from the coding sequence ATGCTCGCGACCGACGATATCCGCTTCTTCCTGGCCATCGCCGCGGCCCGGTCGCTGGCGGCCGCGGCACGGGCGCTCGACGTCACGCCATCGGCGGTGTCGCAGCGGTTGCAGAACCTCGAGCAGCGCCTGGGCGTTCAACTGGTCAGCCGCTCGGCCCGGCGGCTGACACTGACCGATGAGGGCGATCTGCTGGTGCTGCGCGGCGGCGCGCTGCTCGACGAGGCGACGGAATTGACGGAAGCGCTGCAGGCGCGTCGCGGCACCATCGCCGGCCATCTGAAGATTCTCGCGCCGCTCGGCTTCGGACGCCGCTACATCGCCCCGGTCGTAGCTCGCTTCCGATCCCGTCACCCCGACGTGTCGGTCGAGCTCGAGCTGTCCGATCGGCCGGGGCGCGCTGCCGCGGGCGCGTGGGACGTCATGATCCATATCGGCGCGTTGAAGGATTCCACGCTGCGCTTGCTGCGCCTTGCGCCCAACGAGCGCTTGCTCTGTGCCTCGCGGGACTATCTGAAGCGCAAGGGAATGCCGGCGAGACCGCAGGATCTGCGCGGGCATGATTGCATCGCGCTGCGCGAGAATGAGGAGGACGTGACGCTCTGGCGGTTTTCCCGCAGGCGTGGCGCGGCGGAGCCTGATGTCGTCAGGATCGAGCCGATGCTGTCGAGCAATGACGGCGAGGTCGTGAAGGCCTGGGCGCTCGCGGATCACGGTCTGATTGTCAGGTCGGAGTGGGATGTCGCCGAGGATCTCGCCTCCGGCCGGCTGGTGCGGGTGCTCGCGAACCTCCGCCTGCCGCCGGCCGATATCGTTGCGCTGCTCAATCCGGGCCGCGGCGGGCGGGCCCGGCGCACGCAGGCTTTCGTGGAGCACCTGCGTGCCGCGCTCGCGCCGCCGCCGTGGCGCGGCAGGCCGCGCTGA
- a CDS encoding threonine synthase, with product MPSPSYIDPLNGKLYPLDVPRWCSDEGKPLLVTPLPGISRDDIERGTRSLWRYRAALPVEIRQPITMGEGCTPAVEKPWGELRPHFKLEWFNPTASFKDRGTTVMLSFLRQLGVDAVLEDSSGNGGASVSAYGAAGGMRVRILAPATTSPMKVAQMHAFGADVQLVEGPREESEAEAIRQSKQIFYSSHNWQPFFLQGTKSLAYEIWEDFGFTAPDNIIMPVGAGSSLLGCYIGFKELLAAGQIKKLPRLFAAQPLNCSPVDASFAAGVETPVDRAVHKTIAEGTAIKHPLRLKQMIAALRESGGGTVAIPEDGIVAALKRLARSGLFVEPTSASAAAALDVLEERGAIRPAERTVVIISGTGIKAAGLITELLGS from the coding sequence ATGCCATCACCCAGCTACATCGACCCGCTCAACGGAAAGCTCTATCCGCTGGATGTCCCGCGCTGGTGCTCCGACGAGGGCAAGCCGCTGCTCGTCACGCCGCTGCCCGGCATCTCCCGCGACGACATCGAGCGCGGGACGCGGTCGCTGTGGCGCTACCGCGCAGCGCTGCCGGTCGAGATCAGGCAGCCGATCACGATGGGCGAAGGCTGCACGCCTGCGGTCGAGAAGCCGTGGGGCGAGTTGCGGCCGCATTTCAAGCTCGAATGGTTCAATCCGACCGCAAGCTTCAAGGATCGCGGCACCACGGTGATGCTGTCGTTCCTGCGCCAGCTCGGCGTCGACGCTGTGCTGGAGGACTCTTCCGGCAATGGCGGCGCGTCGGTCTCGGCCTATGGCGCGGCGGGCGGCATGCGGGTCAGGATCCTTGCACCGGCGACGACATCGCCGATGAAGGTGGCGCAGATGCACGCCTTCGGCGCCGACGTGCAGCTGGTCGAGGGCCCGCGCGAGGAATCCGAGGCGGAAGCGATCCGCCAGTCGAAGCAGATCTTCTACTCCAGCCACAACTGGCAGCCCTTCTTCCTGCAGGGCACCAAGTCGCTGGCCTACGAGATCTGGGAAGACTTTGGCTTCACCGCGCCCGACAACATCATCATGCCGGTCGGCGCCGGCAGCAGCCTGCTCGGCTGCTATATCGGCTTCAAGGAACTGCTTGCGGCCGGTCAGATCAAGAAATTGCCGCGGCTCTTTGCTGCTCAACCACTCAATTGCTCGCCGGTCGATGCCAGCTTTGCCGCCGGCGTCGAAACGCCGGTCGATCGCGCGGTCCACAAGACCATCGCCGAGGGCACCGCGATCAAGCATCCGCTGCGCCTGAAGCAGATGATCGCGGCGCTGAGGGAGAGCGGCGGCGGCACGGTCGCGATTCCCGAAGACGGCATCGTCGCCGCGCTGAAGCGGCTGGCGCGGAGCGGCCTGTTCGTCGAGCCGACCTCGGCCTCGGCCGCCGCGGCGCTCGACGTGCTGGAAGAACGCGGCGCGATCCGGCCGGCGGAGCGCACCGTCGTCATCATCAGTGGCACCGGGATCAAGGCAGCCGGGCTGATCACGGAGCTGCTGGGCAGCTAG
- a CDS encoding helix-turn-helix transcriptional regulator → MSGTATLEAQPPETQGAAVPRTQVTADAGAAIVRQFNGPVTALLLYMNELKQHSQQFAHAPGNGVYLRQVIENALEQTERVSAMLKQISDLYPNAIPATDLRPQLDDKPAGARTPDVMFAPEAGRKPLTKREREVLSLISDGYSNKQGALRMNISPRTFESHRAEAMRKLGARNTADLVRKALLHSA, encoded by the coding sequence ATGAGCGGAACTGCGACGCTCGAGGCACAGCCGCCTGAGACCCAGGGCGCCGCGGTGCCGCGAACGCAGGTGACCGCGGACGCCGGTGCGGCGATCGTCCGGCAGTTCAATGGGCCGGTGACGGCGCTGCTGCTCTACATGAATGAGCTCAAACAGCACAGTCAGCAGTTCGCGCACGCGCCCGGCAACGGCGTCTATCTGCGGCAGGTGATCGAGAACGCGCTCGAGCAGACCGAGCGGGTGTCCGCGATGCTGAAGCAGATTTCCGATCTCTATCCGAATGCGATTCCGGCCACCGATCTCAGGCCGCAGCTTGACGACAAGCCGGCAGGCGCCCGAACGCCCGATGTCATGTTCGCGCCGGAGGCAGGCCGCAAGCCGTTGACCAAGCGCGAGCGCGAGGTGCTCAGCCTGATCAGCGACGGCTATTCCAACAAGCAGGGCGCGCTGCGAATGAACATCAGCCCGCGCACGTTCGAGAGCCATCGCGCCGAAGCCATGCGCAAACTCGGTGCCCGCAACACGGCCGATCTGGTCCGCAAGGCCTTGTTGCATTCCGCATAG
- a CDS encoding glycosyltransferase family 1 protein: MRVLVATDAWRPQINGVVRSLEYLASEAPSLGAEITFLTPADFRTVPLPGYPEIRLALPTIRRIARAIAAARPDSVHIATEGPIGWISRHVCQTRGYPFTTSYHTRFPEYLAARLPVPLRWSYAALRRFHNGGDGIMVGSPSLEQALRAHGFRRLMPWSRGVDAELFCPRAERPLAFPAPVFLYVGRVAVEKNLDAFLGLDLPGSKVVVGDGPLRGSLQARFPQVHFLGTRTGRALADVYASADVMVFPSLTDTFGMVILEALACGLPVAAFPVMGPLDVIGKSGCGCLDHDLRRAALGALLVPREKCRAHALTFTWRESVRQFLDNIGRAHAAPARAAVTGATA; encoded by the coding sequence ATGCGCGTGCTGGTCGCAACCGACGCCTGGCGGCCGCAGATCAATGGCGTGGTCCGCTCGCTCGAATATCTCGCCAGCGAAGCGCCGTCGCTTGGCGCGGAAATCACCTTCCTGACTCCGGCCGATTTTCGCACCGTGCCGTTGCCGGGTTATCCGGAGATCCGCCTCGCGCTGCCGACGATCCGGCGGATCGCGCGCGCCATCGCGGCTGCGCGCCCGGACTCGGTGCACATCGCGACCGAAGGTCCGATCGGCTGGATCAGCCGGCATGTCTGCCAGACGCGCGGCTATCCGTTCACCACCAGCTATCACACGCGCTTTCCCGAATATCTCGCGGCGCGGCTGCCGGTGCCGCTGCGGTGGAGCTACGCGGCGCTGCGCCGTTTCCACAATGGCGGTGACGGCATCATGGTGGGTTCGCCGTCGCTCGAGCAGGCGCTGAGGGCACATGGCTTCCGAAGGTTGATGCCATGGTCGCGCGGCGTCGATGCCGAGCTGTTCTGTCCACGCGCGGAGCGGCCGCTGGCCTTCCCGGCGCCGGTTTTCCTCTATGTCGGGCGTGTCGCAGTCGAGAAGAATCTCGACGCCTTTCTCGGTCTCGACCTGCCGGGCTCGAAGGTCGTGGTCGGGGATGGCCCGCTGCGCGGCAGTCTGCAGGCCCGGTTTCCGCAGGTGCATTTTCTCGGCACGCGAACGGGCCGGGCGCTCGCCGACGTCTATGCGTCCGCCGACGTCATGGTGTTTCCAAGCCTGACCGATACGTTCGGGATGGTGATCCTCGAGGCGCTGGCTTGCGGCCTGCCGGTTGCGGCGTTTCCGGTGATGGGACCGCTCGACGTAATCGGCAAGTCGGGCTGCGGCTGTCTCGATCACGACCTGCGTCGTGCAGCGCTCGGCGCGCTGCTGGTGCCGCGGGAAAAATGCCGCGCCCACGCCCTGACCTTTACCTGGCGGGAAAGCGTGCGACAGTTCCTCGACAATATCGGGCGGGCGCACGCGGCACCGGCGCGCGCAGCCGTCACAGGAGCGACCGCCTGA
- a CDS encoding HAD-IA family hydrolase, with protein MIRAYDAVLFDLLTALLDSWTLWNKVAGADEAGLRWRAEYLRNTYATGRYRPYEDLVGEAARNVGLPFERAAELGARYAELDPWPEVRDVLQTLHDAGVALGVVTNCSERLGRIAADRLGVPLTVFVTAERAGHYKPQPEPYQLALDELPVPADRCLFVAGSGYDLFGTARVNLPTWWHNRAAMNPPDGAPAPIMVRDSLATLPAFVLGRDLSGPRAS; from the coding sequence ATGATCCGAGCCTATGACGCTGTTCTGTTCGATCTGCTGACCGCGCTGCTCGACAGCTGGACACTCTGGAACAAGGTCGCGGGCGCCGACGAAGCCGGGCTGCGCTGGCGCGCCGAGTATCTCAGGAACACCTACGCCACCGGACGCTATCGTCCCTATGAGGATCTGGTGGGCGAGGCGGCGCGCAATGTCGGGCTGCCGTTCGAACGGGCCGCGGAGCTCGGCGCGCGCTATGCGGAGCTGGATCCCTGGCCCGAGGTTCGCGACGTCCTGCAAACGCTGCATGACGCCGGCGTCGCGCTCGGCGTCGTGACGAACTGCTCGGAACGGCTCGGCCGCATCGCTGCCGATCGCCTCGGCGTCCCTCTCACCGTGTTCGTGACGGCCGAGCGCGCCGGCCATTACAAGCCGCAGCCAGAACCCTATCAGCTCGCGCTCGACGAACTGCCGGTCCCGGCCGATCGATGCCTGTTCGTCGCGGGATCGGGCTATGATCTGTTCGGCACGGCACGTGTGAACTTGCCGACTTGGTGGCATAATCGGGCCGCAATGAACCCGCCGGACGGGGCGCCCGCCCCGATCATGGTTCGCGACAGCCTTGCGACCCTGCCGGCTTTCGTGCTCGGTCGCGATTTGTCCGGCCCGCGCGCCTCTTGA
- a CDS encoding UDP-2,3-diacylglucosamine diphosphatase — MSHGVRAGATQATPRDVVKVRSLFVSDVHLGTRGCQAERLIDFLRHHDAETVFLVGDIVDGWCLRSSWYWPTSHNAVARELIELAQQGHRLIYIPGNHDEFLRDYAGAAFGGVEIAERAIHRGLDGRDYLVVHGDHYDLVVRHARWLALVGDVGYRAALACNVWLNRIRRRFGFGYWSFSSWAKLRVKNAVNHIGRFEEVLSSEAARTNVQGVICGHIHHAALHDDFGVRYINTGDWVESCTGVVERYDGQFEIVRWTDAQGALDTPAPAPLVQAAA, encoded by the coding sequence CTGTCGCATGGCGTGCGCGCCGGCGCCACGCAGGCCACGCCGCGGGATGTCGTCAAGGTCAGGAGCCTGTTCGTCTCCGACGTCCATCTCGGGACCAGGGGATGCCAGGCCGAGCGGTTGATCGACTTCCTTCGTCACCATGATGCCGAAACCGTGTTCCTGGTCGGCGACATCGTCGACGGCTGGTGCCTGCGCTCGAGCTGGTACTGGCCGACGTCGCACAATGCGGTCGCGCGGGAGCTGATCGAGCTCGCGCAACAAGGTCACCGCCTCATCTACATTCCCGGCAATCACGACGAGTTCCTGCGTGACTATGCCGGCGCGGCATTCGGCGGCGTCGAAATTGCTGAGCGGGCGATCCATCGTGGCCTCGACGGCCGAGATTATCTCGTGGTTCACGGCGATCATTATGATCTCGTGGTGCGCCATGCGCGCTGGCTCGCGCTGGTCGGCGATGTCGGCTATCGGGCCGCGCTGGCCTGCAACGTCTGGCTCAACCGGATCAGGCGCCGGTTTGGCTTCGGCTATTGGTCGTTCTCGTCCTGGGCGAAACTGCGGGTCAAGAATGCGGTCAACCACATCGGCCGGTTCGAGGAGGTGCTGTCATCGGAGGCCGCGCGCACCAATGTTCAAGGCGTGATCTGCGGCCACATCCATCACGCGGCGCTGCACGACGATTTCGGCGTCCGCTACATCAACACCGGGGATTGGGTGGAATCCTGCACCGGTGTGGTCGAGCGCTACGACGGGCAGTTTGAAATCGTCCGATGGACGGATGCGCAGGGAGCGCTGGATACGCCAGCCCCCGCGCCGCTAGTGCAGGCGGCCGCCTGA